One window of Deltaproteobacteria bacterium genomic DNA carries:
- the speE gene encoding polyamine aminopropyltransferase, whose product MDLWFEEKIEIGFGTTLRVRVEESLCHFRSDFQDIAVLKTSRLGRMLVLDGIIMVTEFDEFAYHEMMVHVPMLVHPNPAHVLIIGGGDGGAVREVLRHPGVKEVHLCEIDPQVVEVSKKYLPRLASRLDDPRVAVHYADGAKFVEDHPGRFDVIIVDSTDPSGPGEVLFKEPFYRNARNALTEDGIVVAQCESFFYHREVISSLFSFLGGIFPSCHYYYSMVPTYPSGIIGFSFGSKKLHPVEDYQEARFQALEGLRYYNPEVHRAAFKLPTFAQKTCSPPSNTAS is encoded by the coding sequence ATGGACTTATGGTTCGAAGAGAAGATCGAAATCGGATTTGGAACCACCTTGCGTGTCCGTGTCGAAGAATCACTGTGTCACTTCAGATCGGATTTTCAGGACATTGCCGTGCTGAAAACATCCCGATTGGGCCGAATGCTGGTCCTTGACGGGATCATCATGGTGACCGAGTTCGACGAGTTCGCTTATCATGAAATGATGGTGCACGTCCCCATGCTGGTCCACCCGAATCCCGCACATGTCCTCATCATCGGAGGCGGCGACGGAGGCGCGGTGCGCGAGGTGTTAAGGCATCCAGGGGTCAAGGAAGTGCATCTTTGCGAGATCGATCCTCAAGTGGTGGAAGTCTCCAAGAAGTATCTTCCCCGCCTGGCATCGCGGCTGGACGATCCGAGGGTGGCCGTGCACTATGCCGACGGCGCCAAGTTTGTCGAGGATCATCCCGGCCGATTCGACGTGATCATTGTGGATTCCACCGATCCGTCCGGACCGGGTGAAGTCCTATTCAAGGAACCCTTCTACCGTAACGCGCGTAACGCCCTGACGGAAGATGGGATCGTCGTTGCCCAGTGCGAGTCGTTTTTTTATCATAGAGAGGTGATCAGCAGTCTTTTTTCCTTCCTGGGAGGCATATTCCCGAGCTGCCATTACTATTACAGCATGGTTCCAACATACCCCAGCGGGATCATCGGATTCTCTTTCGGATCCAAGAAATTGCATCCGGTGGAAGATTACCAAGAGGCCCGTTTCCAGGCCCTGGAGGGCCTGAGATATTACAACCCTGAGGTTCACAGAGCGGCTTTCAAGCTCCCTACTTTCGCACAAAAGACGTGTAGTCCTCCTTCCAATACCGCTTCCTGA
- a CDS encoding S-adenosylmethionine decarboxylase translates to MTWRERYRKEQAWGILSSVDIRGCKTERITDERVVRDFASALCKVIDMKAYGDPLVVHFGTGEVEGFSLVQLIETSLISGHFANESNRAFIDIFSCRYYEPEAAARFCLEYFQGEQYGLNVQLRK, encoded by the coding sequence TTGACGTGGCGTGAACGGTATCGCAAAGAGCAGGCATGGGGGATCCTCTCCAGCGTGGACATCCGTGGATGCAAGACAGAGCGCATTACGGACGAACGTGTGGTTCGAGATTTCGCCTCCGCGCTGTGCAAAGTGATCGATATGAAGGCTTACGGAGACCCCTTGGTGGTCCACTTCGGCACAGGGGAAGTCGAAGGTTTTTCCCTGGTCCAGTTGATCGAAACTTCTCTTATCAGCGGGCATTTTGCCAACGAATCCAACCGAGCCTTCATAGACATATTCAGCTGCAGGTATTACGAGCCCGAAGCGGCGGCCCGCTTTTGCTTGGAATACTTTCAGGGCGAACAATACGGCCTGAATGTTCAACTCCGAAAATAG
- a CDS encoding ribulose-phosphate 3-epimerase, whose protein sequence is MKMIAPSLLSADFTKLGEEIDRIQRAGADLIHVDVMDGHFVPNITFGPPVVRSIKRVADLPLDVHLMIENPDAYIPAFAEAGSDYITVHSEAGIHLNRTLQLIKECGAHPSVCLNPSSPLSHLEYVLEYVDMVLLMSVNPGFGGQRFIPNVLQKIERLKQTISDKGLNVLVEVDGGVDLGTIGSVARAGADVFVSGSGIFNSRNYAETIRSMKVIIESEGGR, encoded by the coding sequence ATGAAGATGATCGCTCCGTCCTTGTTATCCGCGGACTTCACCAAACTCGGAGAAGAAATCGACCGGATTCAGCGTGCAGGCGCCGATCTGATACATGTGGACGTAATGGACGGACACTTTGTACCCAATATCACCTTCGGTCCTCCGGTGGTCCGCAGCATTAAGCGCGTGGCCGACCTGCCCCTGGACGTTCATCTGATGATCGAGAATCCCGACGCCTACATTCCCGCCTTCGCCGAGGCCGGATCGGATTATATTACCGTACACTCGGAAGCCGGCATACACCTGAATCGGACGCTTCAACTCATCAAAGAATGCGGTGCGCATCCTTCGGTATGTTTGAACCCTTCTTCTCCGCTTTCTCACCTGGAGTATGTGTTGGAATACGTGGACATGGTGCTTCTGATGAGTGTGAATCCTGGATTCGGCGGGCAACGCTTCATTCCAAACGTGCTTCAGAAAATCGAACGCCTGAAACAGACCATCAGCGATAAGGGGCTCAACGTACTCGTCGAGGTGGATGGAGGGGTCGATCTGGGCACGATCGGATCCGTCGCCCGAGCCGGAGCGGACGTGTTTGTCTCCGGCTCCGGTATCTTCAACAGCAGGAATTACGCCGAAACCATCCGCAGCATGAAAGTCATCATCGAATCCGAAGGCGGTCGTTGA
- the amrA gene encoding AmmeMemoRadiSam system protein A gives MQEHNMTENAKNELLRIARKSVKDRLEGACSVAKDPENEELSCRCGAFVSLHKKGALRGCIGVFTCDRPLYETIGNMASCAAFEDPRFPPLKKYEIDEVDFEISVLSPLRRIYDPCEVEVGAHGIYIIRRNCRGVLLPQVATQYGWDRDTFLDHTCLKACLPRNAWKDKETEIYVFTADVFGEKEVSCDQA, from the coding sequence ATGCAAGAGCATAACATGACCGAAAACGCGAAAAATGAATTGTTGCGTATAGCAAGAAAGTCAGTGAAAGACCGTCTCGAAGGTGCTTGCAGTGTCGCGAAGGATCCTGAAAACGAGGAGCTTTCATGTCGGTGTGGAGCCTTTGTATCGTTGCACAAAAAAGGGGCCTTGCGGGGATGTATCGGTGTATTCACCTGCGACAGGCCTCTCTACGAGACAATCGGCAACATGGCGTCGTGCGCCGCTTTCGAGGACCCGCGGTTTCCGCCGTTGAAAAAATATGAAATCGATGAGGTTGACTTTGAAATCTCCGTGCTTTCTCCGCTGAGACGGATCTATGATCCATGCGAAGTGGAAGTGGGCGCCCACGGGATCTATATCATTCGCAGGAACTGCAGAGGAGTACTTTTGCCTCAGGTGGCCACGCAGTATGGATGGGATCGGGACACCTTTCTGGACCATACTTGCTTGAAAGCTTGTCTGCCGAGGAACGCATGGAAAGACAAGGAGACGGAAATCTACGTATTTACCGCCGATGTGTTCGGTGAAAAGGAAGTGAGCTGCGACCAGGCCTAG
- a CDS encoding glycosyltransferase family 4 protein: MKICYLLEGTDLWGGVKVVLEQANELYRRGVDVVVLSKGPEPDWFEVESPFVHVPAFTREVIPSSDYIIATFWETVAPAVESARGRVVHFCQGFEADYAVNRHLAPQIDRVYRLPTWKITVSPHLVELISNRFGQFAVCIGQTFDNTLFYPEDRRPFPAVPTVILVGIYEADFKGIPFALQALDMVREKGLVFRLLRVSQLPQSEEERRYGFEGNYYVNVRPEVISRLYRSSHLAVSPSLEAEGFGLPALEALACGLPSVLTEISSFRGFDSRSDFALFVPPSSPEPMAAAVIRLMRDPDLRRRLSARAVEAARNHSTEKTVSRLLSLLESGEDGAGLRASL; encoded by the coding sequence ATGAAAATATGCTACCTACTTGAAGGAACCGATCTCTGGGGCGGAGTGAAAGTCGTACTCGAACAGGCGAATGAACTCTACCGGAGAGGTGTGGATGTCGTTGTTCTCTCGAAGGGACCCGAGCCGGATTGGTTCGAAGTCGAGTCTCCCTTTGTTCACGTGCCTGCGTTCACCCGTGAGGTCATCCCTTCCTCGGATTATATCATCGCCACATTTTGGGAAACCGTGGCTCCGGCAGTGGAGTCCGCCAGGGGCAGGGTAGTGCATTTCTGCCAGGGATTCGAGGCCGACTACGCCGTTAACCGGCATCTGGCGCCCCAGATCGACCGGGTGTACCGGTTGCCGACTTGGAAGATAACCGTGTCGCCTCACCTCGTTGAACTGATTTCCAATCGCTTCGGTCAATTTGCCGTGTGTATCGGGCAGACCTTCGACAACACCTTGTTCTACCCGGAGGATCGCCGTCCGTTCCCGGCGGTTCCAACAGTCATCTTGGTGGGAATCTACGAAGCCGATTTCAAAGGTATCCCGTTCGCGCTCCAGGCTTTGGACATGGTGCGTGAAAAGGGATTGGTGTTTCGGCTCCTTCGGGTTTCGCAGCTTCCCCAGAGCGAAGAGGAGCGGCGCTATGGTTTCGAGGGGAATTACTATGTGAATGTGCGGCCCGAGGTGATTTCCCGCTTGTATCGTTCGTCCCATCTGGCCGTTTCGCCTTCCTTGGAAGCCGAAGGTTTCGGCCTGCCTGCCCTTGAAGCTTTGGCCTGCGGCCTTCCTTCAGTGCTGACGGAGATTTCCTCGTTTCGAGGTTTCGATTCCCGAAGCGATTTTGCGCTGTTTGTTCCTCCGTCTTCACCTGAACCAATGGCCGCGGCCGTTATCCGGTTGATGAGGGATCCGGACCTGCGACGGCGACTGTCGGCTCGAGCCGTGGAGGCGGCGCGGAACCACTCAACCGAAAAAACGGTGTCGCGGCTCCTGTCTTTGTTGGAAAGCGGAGAGGATGGGGCCGGCCTGCGTGCATCTCTGTGA
- a CDS encoding S-adenosylmethionine decarboxylase proenzyme, translating to MKALGKHLILEFYGCTPEALNDKEKIETTLVEAAVNAGAEVIHPFFHQFSPHGVSGVVVIAESHLSIHTWPEYGYAAVDVFVCGDYVDCDRAYETIRTELGAKSTQVIEFKRGALDIPKEELRHK from the coding sequence TTGAAGGCACTGGGCAAACATTTAATTTTGGAGTTCTATGGATGTACGCCGGAAGCGCTAAATGACAAAGAGAAGATAGAAACCACACTGGTGGAAGCCGCGGTTAACGCCGGAGCTGAGGTCATTCATCCCTTTTTTCACCAGTTCTCTCCTCACGGCGTCAGTGGCGTCGTAGTCATCGCAGAATCTCACCTATCCATACATACTTGGCCCGAATACGGTTACGCAGCGGTGGATGTGTTCGTGTGCGGGGATTACGTGGACTGCGACCGGGCATACGAAACCATTCGGACCGAACTGGGGGCCAAGAGCACGCAAGTCATCGAATTCAAGCGAGGCGCGCTCGACATCCCAAAAGAGGAACTTCGACACAAGTGA